GTGGAATACGCGGTGGCCTCTCTAGGCACGGCATGCACACCAGAACATATTCGTAAGCTATTGAAGCTGGCCGATGAGGTCTATTTTTGCTTTGATGGTGATAAAGCAGGTAAGAAAGCCGCTTGGCGGGCGCTAGAAAATAGTTTAGAGCAACTGGTAGACGGTAAAAAATTAGCGTTCCTCTTTTTGCCTGCTGAGCATGACCCTGATTCTTACGTGCAAGAATTTGGCCAGCAGCGCTTTGAAGCTGCCTTATTGCAAGATTCTGTGCCACTAGCACAGTTTTTACTGAAAGAATTATCTAGCCAAGTTCAGTTGGAAAGCGAAGAAGGGCGGGCTAAATTGATATCCTTAGCGGCTCCAATGCTCTCTCAGGTCAAAGCGCCAGCCTTTGGAATGATGATTCGTAAACGCTTGGCCGAGTTATCTCGCTTAGAAATGAGCGAATTAAGCACCGTTTTGGATGGCGGCCCTGTAAGATCTGTGCCGGAATATTTGCCCGTTGAAGGTTTTCAGAGTGAATCGGCCCCAGCGCATTACGGTCAGCCGTGGGAACAGCAAGTCGTCCGGCCCGAAAAACGAGCTTGGCAAGCCAATTGGCAGCCAAAAAGTAAGTGGAAAGGGCGGGCAGGTGAAAAAATACCAGCAAGCCAAATGCCAAGACCAGCACCTAGGGCCGCGCCGACTGGGCCGGTGCATCAATTGATTCAACTGGTGTTGGCGCACCCAGATTTAGCACGACGCAGCGAACCAGTATGGCAAGCTTGGCCAGAGACTGAAGCCGTTGGTTTGGCACAGGAGTTGCTTAATAAAATTTGTAATTACCCTTTGCTGGGTAGTTTGCAACTCGTAGAGTCATGGCAAGGAATGTTTGACTACGATGTACTACATCGTTTGCGTATTTCTGGCGGGGAGTACTTTGATAAGGCTTCCGAGGCCGAGCTTGAAGAGCAATTGGCCGCAACGCTAAAAGCGGTAGAAGTCAGTGTGATTCGCCCGATGATGCAAGAGCGTTTTTATGCTCTGACCTATAAGCAAGCGAATGGTGGACTAACAGAGGGAGAAAAACTGGAGTTTGCAGCACTCGTATCTCACCGATAAACGGCAATTGAAAACGTACGACTGTTTGCTGTGCATACAAAGCGAACCCTAGCATTACCATGGGTAATAAGGGTTCTGGGCAGATAGCCATACGCAGTACAAACAGCTTAGCGTTTTGCAGTAGCAGTAAGGTGGGTGCACTTATGCCGAAGAGTTGTCATCAATTTGTGATACAATCTACGGTTTTCCCGAACATACCTGAACTCGAGAGTCATGGCGGCAGATCAAGAAATCGACAAAGACGACCAAACGCAAGCTGATTTGCGTGAGGCCAATCGGCCCTCCGAGGAGAAGGCCGACCCCGAGCAACGTAAAGCGAAGTTTAAAACGCTGATCGTGCTCGGTAAAGAGCGCGGCTATCTAACCTACGCCGAGATCAACGACCACCTGCCAGATGACATGCTGGATGCCGAACAAATCGAAGGCATCATTAGC
This genomic interval from Iodobacter fluviatilis contains the following:
- the dnaG gene encoding DNA primase, with the protein product MAKIPDDFIQDLLNRVDIVDVVERYLPLKKTGQNYSACCPFHKEKSPSFTVSQTKQFYHCFGCGAHGSAVGFVMEHQGMSFPDAVRMLAESVGMQVPVSDAPISEKAKAAPGIYDVLKTAMNYYRAQLKTAPAAIEYLKSRGLEGRTAARFGLGFAPSNGQSLKAVFADYEHNTVIKDAGLVAEEENTLRRYDRFRSRVLFPILNQRSQVIGFGGRIMGNGAPKYLNSPETPVFEKGKELYGLPQARAAIRDRGRVLVVEGYMDVVMLNQHGVEYAVASLGTACTPEHIRKLLKLADEVYFCFDGDKAGKKAAWRALENSLEQLVDGKKLAFLFLPAEHDPDSYVQEFGQQRFEAALLQDSVPLAQFLLKELSSQVQLESEEGRAKLISLAAPMLSQVKAPAFGMMIRKRLAELSRLEMSELSTVLDGGPVRSVPEYLPVEGFQSESAPAHYGQPWEQQVVRPEKRAWQANWQPKSKWKGRAGEKIPASQMPRPAPRAAPTGPVHQLIQLVLAHPDLARRSEPVWQAWPETEAVGLAQELLNKICNYPLLGSLQLVESWQGMFDYDVLHRLRISGGEYFDKASEAELEEQLAATLKAVEVSVIRPMMQERFYALTYKQANGGLTEGEKLEFAALVSHR